Within Gambusia affinis linkage group LG01, SWU_Gaff_1.0, whole genome shotgun sequence, the genomic segment gactttgtgattgtaatgtgacaaaatgttaaaagttcaaGAATTATGATTACTTCAACATTAATAACGTGTCTTTAAGATCTGAATCTGACTTATTTCTATCTTTACACCCTGTCTGGTGTGCTCCTGGGACAAAAGTCCTCAGTAAAAATACCCTTCGAAACTAGTTGTTGGCTCGGTTTAAATTAGGTATTTTTGTTGATTGTTTCATCCACATGGAAGCCTTGTTTAAGTATGCAGTGTCCTGTGTTTTTTACTTCAGGCGGAGCTGATTGGACAGAGCTTGTTTGACTACATACACCCCAAGGACATGGGAAAAGTGAAGGAGCAACTGTCTGCTTCTGAATTGCACCCTCGTGAGCGACTAATAGATGCTAAAAGTAAggcgttttatttttgtctttgtgtgagaGGTCAATAGATTTAATTCACCGCAGTGCGTTTAACACTCTGAGTATCTGCAGCTGGTCTGCAGGTTCAGGCTGACCTTCCCATCGGTGCGTCACGGTTGTGTTCAGGCGCTCGGCGCTCTTTCTTTTGTCGCATGAAGTACAACAAAATACCTGTGAAAATTGAAGAAAAGGAAACCCAGGCAAACACCTCTAAAAAGAAAGGTGATCACAAATTGCTTGGCAGTTTCCTCAAATGACCCCcaaatgtggattttattttgtgcatattGTTTATGGtattaaatgcatatttttatatttttttaagagtcaCAGAAATACTGCACAGTCCACTGCACTGGCTATATGCGCAGTTGGCCTACCAGTCAGATGGGAGCGGAAGGAGAAGCAGACAAGCAGGACAGCTCCTATTTTAGCTGTTTGGTGGCGGTGGGACGCGTCCATTCACACTCAGCTCCGCAAGTTAACGGAGAAGTCCGAGTTAAACCCACCGAGTTTGTTACACGCTACGCCATGGATGGAAAATTCACCTTTGTTGATCAAAGgtaaatttaatttcctgttgCAGGAGGGTAAGATGTCCTAGAGGATGATGTAGCTTGTCTATAGACGGACCATAGCTGGCTACAAGTACATTTTATTACTTAATTTTCatatataaaagaaacagaCCTGCACTGTTTAACATCATGGTGTTTATAAAGTGGTTGAAAAACGTGTAACTTAAAGCATTAGTGGAGGAGGGTGGGGATTTATGTCTTAACACATAAATTCCACTCCCTCTGCAGCTTTTCATTGTCTTTGaacttttttcctccaacagagCAACAACCATACTGGGTTATCTTCCCCAAGAATTGCTGGGAACGTCGTGCTACGAGTACTTCCATCAAGATGACTTGCTGCATTTAGCCGATCGACATCGAAAAGGTAACCTACCTGTCTTGGTTAGTTTTCTTTAAGCCTTTCTAAAGTCCCTGCTGCATAAAATACACCAGCTTCAACATTGCTGCGATGCATATCAAGCTGCAAATTTCTCATTGCTTCAACTGGTAATTTTGCACACAGTATGTTTTGTCtaatatgtattaaaaaaaagaagaagaaaaaatctccCACAATCCCTTGGAAGCTTGGCATCTGCACATGTCCATTTACTTGTCGTACTCCTTGTGACTTGTGAGGAGGTTCCATCAAAGATGTTTGGAATGGTAAAAAAAagctcagagctgctgtttgttaGATTAAAGAAAGGAGCGACGTGACTCACCGCAGAATGATGTGGTCGCCAGTCGACTACGTTCGAGAGGCGGAGCCCACTTGGACCACATCCCGTGACACGCTGGGTAGGTGACCCCCTAAAGGGAGCAGGGTGCAGAATGACAAAGACCAAGGACTAACTTGGGGATGCACAAGAGGCAGGTTTTTAAGTCTTAGacagattttttggggggaaagcACAACTATTAGTAGATGATCATTCTTTCAATAGACAAAGACAAAGGCTGGATATAAAAGTTGAGGCTGGTGTAAAACATCTAGCTCTCCTACTTTGGAATTCCTTGGTTTTTCTATCTCATATTTCCAACTTTTATGGTAGGCaactttttctgtcacattgcTCTTAATGAATCCAATGTTTGGCAATCAGATGATTCCACTCCAACATCCTAGAGCCAGTGTGTCCAACTAATTTTCACTTCGAGCCACATCATAAATGACCTCTATGGTCCGGTTATGGCAGAAAATATAGATAAAACTACTGAAGGTAGTTTTTGCTTGTCCATCTGTTCATGTTGATGTAAGTTGGCCCAAACTAagaactgatttgatttgactgataaaatactatttaaatacacaaatgttATCTTGAAATTCTACTTCTGTGGTTCTGTAAACCTCAGAGGGACCATAGAAACAGCTGTGCGGCTATTGATTTGGTCTGCAAAAGCATAGCATACATTAGAGTacctgaaacaagaaaataaaaacacccatTGCTAAGGCGTATAAGGAATGACGACGTGTCACCCCAACACAAATCTAGAAGTATTTTTCCTGGTTCATGCTTAATCAGTGCTTGGTAAAGGGTGACCTGCCTTATCattcatctctctctttctctaggaacctaaattaattttaaaattttctattagCTGACAATTTTCCTTCCTTACCTCCACTAACCCCTGCAAGATGCGTACAAACATGACGCAGCCATAGTGCACCCTGGCAGCTGACGGGATGAACATGTTCAGCACTGATGTTAGAAAAATGGCAGCCCCAAAAACCCTGTGAAGAAAACAAGGGCCGTCAATGAATCAGTACAGCCAGACTCCATCAGAATAGCTTAtgtgtttcaatgaaaatgctTCATGGGAAATGAACCTTCACTGggccttttttaaatatttaggttttataattgaatcatccataatgtcggttattatgagcatacaaacccgctcttcataatatccagaattctcaaatttgacgagcttgtagaatttaaaatggctcaatttatgttcaaggtatctaaaaagttgttacctgagcacatacagagcacgttttctgaaagagaaggggggtataacttaaggggtcactcaaacttcaagatccgcaactttagaacaacaagaaaaagcttctgtatttcaattaaaggtgtaaagttatggaataggttacatgaagatttaaaacaaagcattagtttaactcaattcaaaagaaagtacaaagaggtaattttcaatagatacacacatggggacagaaagcaataaggtgtgtattgaagataacaacttggtgtaagggtttagaaagataaaccagcataaaatgggaaaatgtataggtaaatattagtaactgttacttctgactgccactttgatttagatttttttaatgacagtaggactctaaagtctcaagtgtttaggggtaggagtttataagttctcacttcttcctaccccattttgagcatgatatgttaactgaaactaaaaatctgtattttctcttctttcttatgcacttcttgttactgtgcactattttattttttattttatttttttatatttgtatcatgttcgaataaacttcatttcatttcatttcatttcattattccCTGGGTTTTGTTCTCAACCTTCAACAGCTTGTAAAAAAGATGAAGCTGAAGCTGGgttcttatttcaaaattaaatcttGTTTATAAAGATTTATCATTTCATCACAGATTTAGTGCCTCTGTTTTATTGCATTGGGACTGTATCTCTTGTccctttttgttaaaatattttcaggtgtttattttctgcGCTCAggtgatttgattttattaattgttcGGTGTGCAATGatctttccaaaaaaaattgctttccAGTTTGCTGCTCCCTCAGTCTGGAATCAACTGCAAAAAGACTTAAAGCTGAAAGAAATTGTTTCCTTTAATGCATTTAAGGCCACTCTTAATCAGTttgtaaataagatttttttttgtacatgtttaGATTAATATCTAGTTTTATATTAGATTCATTACTACCTTTATGTCTGTGTTGGCTACACAGTCTatgtatatatctatagatatatagatctatagatatctctagatctatagatatatctatctatctatacctatatatatctatagatatatatctatatctatctatctatatctatagatatatttatatctatatctatagatatagatatatagactGATGGGGCTGCaaagtggcgcagttggtagagctgttgccttgcagcaagaaggtcctgggttcgattcccggccggggatctttctgcatggagtttgcatgttctccctgtgcatgcgtggattctctccgggttctccggcttcctcccacagtccaaaaacatgactgtcaggttaattggtttctctaaattctccctaggtgtgagtgtgtgtgtgtgtgtgtgtgtgagtgtgttgtttgtcttgtatgtctctgtgttgccctgcgacagactggccacctgtccagggtgaaccccgcctctcgcccaggacgcagctggagataggcaccagcaaccctcccgaccccattagggaagaagggtgtatagaaaatggatggatggatggatggatatatagaCTGATATACTATTTGTAATTTTAGAACTGGAATTAATGATTGTTtcaataattttctaatttgttgaGCTGCATTTATATTTGTGATCTTGACCAAATCTTTAGGCAGCTGGTGAAAGCTTGACAAacactgtgtgcgtgtgtgtgtatgcgtgtgtgggtgtgcgtgggcatgtgtgtgtgtgtgtgtaggtgtgtgtgcgtgtgtgtgtgtgtatgcgtgtgtgggtgtgtgtgggcatgtgtgtgtgtgtgtgtgtgtctgtaagcTGCAGTAGACTAATAAAGCACCACATCTCCGAATCTGTCTGTCAAAGTGTCTCAGTCAACCTTATAGCCTGACACATCTGACACCTCTGTCATTCACTGAATGAGATAAAAAGACAACCCATTCAACCCACAAGCTTCTGCTTCACCACCACAGTGCTGCCATGCTCCCTCTTACCCAAAATCCCCGTCATCCgtttttttgcaaagcagcaTGTAAGTGACACTTGTAATattccagctgctgctgtttcagaaGGAAATCAGAAGGAGGATCTTTCATTATTAACTCTGTCAGTGGcatgtcctttttttcctgtgaagcTTTTATTACAGGATTGCTATCAGCTCCATCAGTAATGTTCACTGTGCCAAACAGTTTTAACCCTTTAAATCgcaggagcagaagaagagcttCCCCTAATTCTAGTTCTCTTACTTATTTACTGAGTAAATTTGATGGTATTTGATGGTAATCAGGGTGACACCCAGTTCATCCTTATGAAAAAGGGCATCTTTACTGCTAAAGCTGAGTTTCCAGCACTAATACCGGTAACACAAACGACACTGACAGCACCCCGACCTGTTGGCAGACAGCTTGTTGGAGATGAATCCGCCTGGGATCTGAGTGACGATGTAGCCCCAAAAGAAGGACCCGTGGATCAGCCCCACAGTCTCTGGGTCCCAGTTAAACTGAGCTTTCTGAAATGgagttaataaaacaaatgagacaaaaatgttcatattctGGGGAATAAAATACAGAGTGCTTCCCTTGATTATCACATACTGGTAACTAATCTAAATTCCTTTCTGAATGTATGATGAAAAAAGTGAACATTGACGTTTCTGTGTGTCATGACTGTGtctgaaacaaaagcaatatttcataaggcaaaataagatttaaaaacccttctttttataattaattgtaTATGAATTTAAGATGACTCCATGCAAGGCACAGAAGAACACTCAATAATAAGTTTTCTAAAACGAAttattacatttcctttttacttgaaaatatgTTTCGTGGGAAGTGAATGTCTGACTTGAAACTactaaaaatttacaaaatatattgaaaaattattgttatcattatttctgttaatcttGATGATTAGGccttacagctaataaaaacataaaatttagttTCTCCACAAAAAATTATGTCAAGGCCATTCAAGGTTATGCATACACATTGGCTACATTGCTcataagttacttttttttttttaaagaataaaagtaaatcatCTTTTACAACATGCAATTCACTGAGACATGTATATCTTAAAACCTTTAATGccaaagagtaaaaacaaaacagtattcAGTTAGCTTGTTGGATTTCAATCTACCTGAATCACTCGCGTCCCGTTGATATAGACTGTGTTGTTGTTCACCATCTCTACAATGGCCACGCCCAGGTTGCATCGGATGCCAAAGGAGATGCAGAAGCCCAGGCCACTGAGGATGGCAATGATGTAGCGCTTGGGCAGACCGCCGCAGCTGCAGTCCAGCAGGGGGGCAGGAAGTGGTGCTGATGTCACCGGCTGTCCATCTTCTGTCAGTTCAATGTTTTCCTCATCCTCAACATTACTACCGTCCATTTTCCTAAAGAGTAAAAGGGAATGGCAATCTGTTCactttgctgcattttcatGTCACACTGTtatttatatagatttatatagtGTGTTAGTAAAAATCAGTAGCAAACAAGGATAAGGATCAGTGATCTGCTGTCATCAGGTTTCTTTAAGGTTTCTCATTCTTCACATCCATTCTGCCTCCTGAATCAACATGTCTCTGTTCACACCAGCCAGCAATAGATCTCCTATTACCAGAGGCATCTCCACAGTGCAGAGGGCTGCTgaaatttgcagtttttcttctgcacaaATTTAAGAGAGGGAAGAACAAGCTTTGATGGATTGTAATATTTCTTTCACATCTGCCACTTTCTTGGTGCAGAGCTTTTTTTATTGGCACTAATTGTAAATATTGTCTTTTCAATGCTCAAAGAGACATgtgcattttatatatatttttttatttaattatctccATTTCACATTACTTTAGATTGTGAAATGTATCTTTCACAGTATTTTTTCATAACTACACtgtatttatgttgaaattttgacCTTAATGTAtggtattatatttttaattctgttttatatatTGTATACTCTATCTTTGTGTGAGTCTATTTGCTGTTATTGCCTGttactttgctgctgttgcacagatttttttttttttacattattctaCAGTATTCTATCTATTGCTATGTTTTTGCCTCCACTGTGCCTCTTGTTGCTGAAAGTAAATCATTCCCTCCAGATCCAGGATCTgatatttcagacagaaattagGAGAAGTAttgcaaaaattacaaaataattttaataatgataataatcatcataaattgagaacaaataaataaatattgccaCAATTATTagtatgattattattattattattattattattatttgtggcAGTGGAAATATAAGTGTTGGTAGTATTTCTGTTAGGTTTTAcatcactattttattttcattatcttATTATGACGTTATTATTAGAATTATGTCTTGAATAAATGCTAAGCCAAAACCCACACTAAACATGTCTGTCATCACTTTGTTCTATATCACAtaaatgtcttctgttttcataatgatgttgcctttattttattttctgtaattctatttttgttgtcttgtcTAAATAATCCtccactttattttctaaagacaGTCGTCTGAATACATGTCTAAGCTTCTCCACCGCTGACAAATTCTTCTGTTAAGAATTTATTAGATGTAAAATATGCATTActgcctaaaaataaaacctgtgatTACATCACTGGCCTCCCTCTGCAAGGAATAGGATCAGATATTTCTTTATCGCCAGGATTTCTCATGGCAGACGATTCTACGTGTTCACCCCTGAGGTTGATCCTCATCAGCACCATTTTTGCAGCCTTATGGCttaatttctgcacatttccaTACAAATTAACCCTCTCACCTCTGCAGCTTTCCTAAAGAATCCCCCACAGTATTCTTGGCCTCCTCCTTCCCAGGTTTTAGCACCTGATTTTTCAAACTTGCAAAATCAAAAGGCATCTTTtcggttttttgtttttcttttattccaaaacaaaatcttagcTACTCAGTAGTTCTTATGAagaaaacgagaaaaaaaatatccactaGATGCCGCTTGTCATCCTCCTTCACTGTGTACCAGTTGGGATTGACACCTGTGGTGCTAGAGGTCCCAAAGTGATGAGGACTTTTCCAACTTTTGGATCCGTGCAGAAGAGAAAGTGTACCTCAATGTCCTAAGAGCAACAGAATCAGAAATGTGTGCGTCCTTAAAAGATCCATTGAGGAGTGGTTTTGAACAAAGGGGGAGCAAACTAGAGGTGTGAAATCCAGGTTTTAGTCCCAAAACATTGTGGCCCCGttcttctctgcagctgaagagaaTAAATCG encodes:
- the LOC122831560 gene encoding vesicular glutamate transporter 3-like → MPFDFASLKNQVLKPGKEEAKNTVGDSLGKLQRKMDGSNVEDEENIELTEDGQPVTSAPLPAPLLDCSCGGLPKRYIIAILSGLGFCISFGIRCNLGVAIVEMVNNNTVYINGTRVIQKAQFNWDPETVGLIHGSFFWGYIVTQIPGGFISNKLSANRVFGAAIFLTSVLNMFIPSAARVHYGCVMFVRILQGLVEGVTYPACHGMWSKWAPPLERSRLATTSFCGESRRSFL
- the LOC122831570 gene encoding aryl hydrocarbon receptor nuclear translocator-like protein 2 isoform X2, whose product is MGKVKEQLSASELHPRERLIDAKTGLQVQADLPIGASRLCSGARRSFFCRMKYNKIPVKIEEKETQANTSKKKESQKYCTVHCTGYMRSWPTSQMGAEGEADKQDSSYFSCLVAVGRVHSHSAPQVNGEVRVKPTEFVTRYAMDGKFTFVDQRATTILGYLPQELLGTSCYEYFHQDDLLHLADRHRKD
- the LOC122831570 gene encoding aryl hydrocarbon receptor nuclear translocator-like protein 2 isoform X1 — translated: MGKVKEQLSASELHPRERLIDAKTGLQVQADLPIGASRLCSGARRSFFCRMKYNKIPVKIEEKETQANTSKKKESQKYCTVHCTGYMRSWPTSQMGAEGEADKQDSSYFSCLVAVGRVHSHSAPQVNGEVRVKPTEFVTRYAMDGKFTFVDQRATTILGYLPQELLGTSCYEYFHQDDLLHLADRHRKGCIGCQRRCRSPGH